From the genome of Chlorocebus sabaeus isolate Y175 chromosome 2, mChlSab1.0.hap1, whole genome shotgun sequence, one region includes:
- the HELZ2 gene encoding 3'-5' exoribonuclease HELZ2 isoform X2, which produces MVGCRPTFPRPLCYQVCRYYSPGLGCRRHRNRCTFARSREEALVWTFERQHNLQRLWLKAEVQGSGAQGGAGRAADAILTEFGGRFELLCSLCFRRCPPRVCRVDPQGQCPEHGACPSLLAHVSAEGRRKQQFVTVRPQPRAGQPPAYCRFVGRGQPCWRGESRCQFAHSAVEMAVWEAEQLGGLQRGDLLTPPAPDGDGRTVPLGQPPGAQLYCPACLVTCHSQEAFENHCASSQHTQMVAFDQAVPWEHRSPPPGLSKFELCPKPDLCEYGDACTKAHSAQELQEWIQRRRAVELRGQAAWQDGLVPYQERLLAEYQRSSSEVLVLAETLDGVRVTCNQPLMYQAQERKTQYSWTFAIHSEEPLLHVALLKQEPGANFSLVAPGLLSGRLYARGERFRLPSSAADFQVGVSVQAASFGTFEQWVVFDFGRRPVLLRKLGLQLGQGSHPEPCRSLALGHPEEMERWHTGNRHVVPAVERTAKQTALMAKYKDPALALEFNRSGLASGPISPTNYRQRMHQFLYEEETAQQQLVAKLTLRGQVFLKTALQTPALNMLFAPPGALYAEVPVPPSLMPDTDQGFLLGRAVSTALVAPVPAPNNAVFEVRLEKRASSEQVLWLLLPTHCCLALGLQPEARLVLEVQFQIDPMTFRLWHQAVDTLPEEQLVVPDLPTCALPRPWSVPPLRRGNRKQELAVALIAGWGPGDGKRVPPLLIYGPFGTGKTYTLAMASLEVIRRPQAKVLICTHTNSAADIYIREYFHSHVSGGHPEATPLRVMYTDRPPSHTDPVTLQYCCLTDDHQAFRPPTWAELARHRVVVTTTSQARELRVPVGFFSHILIDEAAQMLECEALTPLAYASRSTRLVLAGDHMQVTPRLFSVARARAAEHTLLHRLFLYYQQETHEVARQSRLVFHENYRCTEAIVSFVSRHFYVAKGNPIHARGKVPPHPRHYPLMFCHVAGSPDRDISMTSWLNLAEIAQAVEKVQEAYNTWPSCWGGREQRHICVVSHGAQVSALRQELRRRDLGQVSVGSFEILPGRQFRVVVLSTVHTCQSLLSPGAPAPEFFTDARVLNTVLTRAQSQLVVVGDAVALCSFGACGKLWESFIRECVERHSVCPEGLSMEQVEQGVAQRRRRPPRGTRAGAAGNWEAAPEPVGDPAEEPATVVTATVKAEPGDEALSPASGDTTAATAQTEAAAAPAEDAVKEDAAPGACAAGAAAAAAVESTEPEDAEADFWPWDGELNADDAILRELLDESQKVMVTVGEDGLLDTVARPESPRQARLYENLPPAALRKLLRAEPERYRHCTFAQETFERASAIPLDDASSGPIQVRGRLDCGMAFTGDEVLVQLLSGDRAPEGRLRGRVLGVLKRRRHELAFVCRMDRWDPRIMVPINGSVTKIFVAELKDPSRVPVYGLRKGRLQRVGLERLTAEARHSRLFWVHIVLWRQGFYYPLGIVREVLPEASTWEQGLRILGLEYSLRMPPSDLAAITKALQKYQTELGRVAGRREDCRAFLTFTVDPQGACNLDDALSVRDLGPRCEVAVHITDVASFVPRDGVLDVEARRQGAAFYAPGREPVPMLPASLCQDILSLLPGRDRLAISLFLTMEKASGQLKSLYFAPSVVRSDRQLSYEEAEQVIRRHPGAGRELPAHLDSVDACVVAACYFSRLLRRHRLQSDCFYEQPDEDSTLGFRAAHIMVKEYMIQFNRLVAEFLVGSELTRTVTPLRWQPAPHSQQLKALCEKHGERVPLSLHLSHHLRGSGGSAPDTQLHLLASLWKQVQFAARTQDYEQMVDLVTTDDMHPFLAPAGRDLRKALERSAFGRCTWGHQQQGGHYSLQVEWYTWATSPIRRYLDVVLQRQILLALGHGGSAYSARDIDGLCQGFSLQHALAQSYQRRAHSLHLAVQLKAQPLDKLGFVVDVEAGSRCFRLQFPSNRETLPDPCPVPYSSLQLAEHPHALAGRPGMQLLWRRRVYSVQGSGPPLPLPGTVLDPHTWAVETALWKQLLALVELQRWPEAAALIQEKGEASPRRGLVQVQRSRCGHFLEVARELGSGDTLQVQLGASLQHGFLVPSPQLWTVAPGFSLCLEHVERPGDCFLGHVYQAPRDRYRDVDEYTCVWEPFCALESATGAVAENDAVTLQHLSVSWDVSRMPQGQLQGAFRLEAAFLEENCVDINLGCCYLCIRLEGLPAPTASPRPGPSSFGPGLSVDPGTYTWVAHGQTEDLDQERRADRQEAPRQVHLFIHHMGMEKVPEEVLRPGTLFTVELLPKQLPDLRKEEAVRGLEEASPLVTSIALGRPVPQPLCRVIPSRFLERQTYDIPGGRHKLNPSQNRAVREALEKPLTVIQGPPGTGKTIVGLHIIFWFHKSNQEQVQPGGSPHGETQLGGPCILYCGPSNKSVDVLAELLLRRMELKPLRVYSEQAEASEFPVPRLGSRKLLRRNPREGRPNQSLRSITLHHRIRQAPNPYSSEIKAFDTRLQSGELFSREDLVLYKKVLWEARKFELDRHEVILCTCSCAASASLKTLDVRQILVDEAGMATEPETLIPLVRFPQAEKVVLLGDHKQLRPVVKNEWLQNLGLDRSLFERYHEDAHMLDTQYRMHEGICAFPSAAFYKSRLKTWQGLKRPPSVLGHAGKESCPVIFGHVQGHERSLLVSTDEGNENSKANLEEVAEVGASGAMCW; this is translated from the exons ATGGTGGGCTGCCGGCCCACCTTCCCAAGGCCCTTGTGCTACCAAGTCTGCCGCTACTATAGCCCTGGGCTCGGCTGCCGGCGCCACCGAAACCGGTGCACCTTTGCCCGCAGTCGCGAGGAGGCCCTGGTCTGGACCTTTGAGCGTCAGCACAACCTCCAGCGCCTGTGGCTGAAGGCGGAGGTGCAGGGCAGTGgggcccagggaggggcaggcCGGGCGGCTGATGCCATCCTCACGGAGTTTGGCGGCCGCTTCGAGCTGCTCTGCTCCCTCTGCTTCAGGCGCTGCCCCCCACGTGTCTGTCGCGTGGACCCCCAGGGGCAGTGCCCTGAGCATGgagcctgcccctccctcctggcCCATGTGAGCGCTGAGGGCCGCCGCAAGCAACAGTTTGTGACGGTGAGGCCACAGCCCCGGGCTGGCCAGCCTCCCGCCTACTGCAGGTTTGTGGGGCGCGGGCAGCCATGCTGGCGTGGGGAGTCCCGCTGCCAGTTCGCACACAGCGCTGTGGAGATGGCTGTGTGGGAGGCCGAGCAGCTGGGTGGTCTCCAGCGGGGGGACCTGCTCACACCCCCTGCCCCTGATGGCGACGGGCGCACGGTCCCCCTCGGCCAGCCCCCTGGGGCCCAGCTGTACTGCCCGGCCTGCTTGGTCACCTGCCACTCTCAGGAGGCCTTTGAGAACCACTGCGCATCCTCGCAACACACACAGATGGTGGCCTTTGACCAGGCCGTGCCCTGGGAGCACCGTTCCCCACCCCCGGGACTCTCCAAGTTCGAGCTCTGCCCAAA GCCTGACCTCTGTGAGTATGGCGATGCCTGCACCAAGGCGCACTCAGCACAGGAGCTGCAGGAGTGGATCCAGCGCAGGCGGGCTGTGGAGCTGCGGGGGCAGGCGGCCTGGCAGGACGGGCTGGTGCCCTACCAGGAGCGGCTGCTGGCCGAGTACCAGCGCAGCAGCAGTGAGGTCCTTGTG CTGGCAGAGACCCTTGATGGAGTGCGTGTCACCTGCAACCAGCCCCTGATGTATCAGGCCCAGGAGAGGAAGACCCAGTACAGCTGGACGTTTGCCATCCACTCTGAG GAGCCCCTGCTACATGTGGCCCTGCTGAAGCAGGAGCCTGGCGCTAACTTCTCCCTGGTGGCTCCCGGCCTCCTGTCGGGCCGGCTCTACGCACGGGGTGAGCGCTTCCGTTTGCCCAGCTCCGCTGCCGACTTCCAGGTGGGAGTGAGTGTGCAGGCCGCCTCCTTTGGCACCTTTGAGCAATGGGTGGTCTTCGACTTCGGCCGCCGGCCGGTGCTGCTGCGGAAGCTGGGGCTGCAGCTGGGCCAGGGGAGTCACCCAGAACCCTGCAGGAGTCTGGCGCTCGGCCACCCTGAGGAGATGGAGCGCTGGCACACTGGCAACCGCCACGTGGTACCTGCCGTGGAGCGGACGGCCAAGCAGACAGCCCTGATGGCCAAGTACAAGGACCCTGCCCTGGCCCTAGAGTTCAACCGCAGCGGCCTGGCCTCGGGCCCCATCTCACCAACAAACTATCGGCAGAGGATGCACCAGTTTCTCTATGAGGAGGAGACAGCTCAGCAGCAGCTGGTGGCCAA GCTGACCCTGCGGGGCCAGGTGTTCCTGAAGACGGCATTGCAGACGCCAGCGCTGAACATGCTCTTCGCGCCTCCGGGAGCACTGTACGCAGAGGTCCCCGTCCCCCCCTCCCTGATGCCAGACACAGACCAGGGCTTCCTGCTGGGCCGGGCGGTCAGCACAGCCCTGGTGGCCCCCGTCCCTGCACCCAACAATGCAGTGTTCGAGGTGCGGCTGGAGAAGCGGGCCAGCTCAGAGCAGGTGCTGTGGCTGCTGCTTCCCACCCACTGCTGCTTGGCCCTGGGGCTGCAGCCTGAGGCCCGCCTGGTCCTGGAGGTACAGTTCCAGATTGACCCGATGACCTTCCGCCTCTGGCACCAGGCAGTGGACACGCTGCCTGAGGAGCAGCTGGTGGTGCCTGACTTGCCCACCTGCGCCTTGCCCAGACCTTGGTCTGTCCCACCCTTGCGGCGTGGCAACCGCAAGCAGGAGCTGGCCGTGGCGCTCATCGCGGGCTGGGGCCCTGGGGATGGGAAGCGTGTCCCCCCACTGCTCATCTATGGCCCCTTTGGCACCGGCAAGACCTACACGCTGGCCATGGCCTCCCTGGAGGTCATCCGGAGGCCTCAAGCCAAGGTGCTCATCTGCACACACACCAACAG CGCTGCCGACATCTACATCCGGGAGTATTTCCACAGCCACGTCAGCGGCGGCCACCCCGAGGCCACTCCTCTCCGTGTGATGTACACGGACCGGCCACCGAGCCACACGGACCCGGTCACGCTGCAGTACTGTTGCCTGACCGACGACCACCAGGCTTTCCGCCCGCCCACGTGGGCAGAGCTGGCACGGCACCGGGTGGTGgtcaccaccacctcccaggcccGCGAGCTCAGGGTGCCGGTCGGCTTCTTCTCCCACATTCTCATCGACGAGGCGGCCCAGATGCTGGAGTGTGAGGCCCTCACCCCGCTGGCCTACGCCTCACGCAGCACCCGCCTCGTGCTGGCAGGCGACCACATGCAGGTCACGCCCCGGCTCTTCAGTGTTGCCAGGGCCCGGGCAGCCGAGCACACGCTGCTGCACCGCCTCTTCCTCTACTACCAGCAGGAGACGCACGAGGTGGCACGGCAGAGCCGCCTGGTCTTCCATGAGAACTACCGCTGCACGGAAGCCATCGTCAGCTTCGTCTCCCGGCACTTCTACGTGGCCAAGGGCAACCCCATCCACGCCAGGGGCAAGGTTCCGCCCCACCCCCGGCACTACCCACTCATGTTCTGCCACGTGGCGGGCAGCCCAGACCGGGACATATCCATGACGTCCTGGCTGAATCTGGCTGAGATTGCCCAGGCCGTCGAGAAGGTGCAGGAGGCCTACAACACCTGGCCCAGCTGCTGGGGTGGCCGTGAGCAGAGGCACATCTGCGTCGTGTCCCACGGTGCTCAG GTCAGTGCGCTGAGGCAGGAGCTGAGGAGGCGGGACCTAGGCCAGGTGTCTGTGGGCAGTTTTGAGATCCTGCCAG GGCGGCAGTTCCGGGTGGTGGTGCTCAGCACGGTGCACACCTGCCAGAGCCTGCTCAGCCCCGGGGCACCGGCCCCCGAGTTCTTCACCGACGCCCGCGTGCTCAACACCGTCCTGACCCGCGCCCAGTCCCAGCTGGTGGTAGTGGGGGACGCCGTGGCCCTCTGCTCCTTCGGGGCATGTGGCAAGCTCTGGGAGAGCTTCATCCGCGAGTGCGTGGAACGGCACAGCGTCTGCCCCGAGGGCCTGTCCATGGAGCAGGTCGAGCAGGGCGTGGCGCAGAGACGGCGCCGGCCCCCCCGAGGCACACGAGCTGGGGCAGCGGGGAACTGGGAGGCTGCCCCGGAGCCAGTAGGGGACCCGGCCGAGGAACCAGCGACTGTGGTGACGGCCACAGTGAAGGCAGAGCCGGGAGATGAGGCTCTGAGCCCAGCCTCCGGTGACACCACGGCAGCCACAGCGCAGACGGAGGCTGCGGCAGCGCCAGCGGAAGACGCAGTGAAGGAGGACGCGGCGCCCGGGGCCTGCGCGGCGGGAGCGGCCGCTGCGGCAGCCGTGGAGTCCACGGAGCCCGAGGACGCGGAGGCCGACTTCTGGCCGTGGGACGGGGAGCTCAACGCTGACGACGCCATCCTGCGGGAGCTGCTGGATGAGAGCCAGAAGGTGATGGTGACCGTCGGGGAGGACGGGCTGCTGGACACCGTCGCCAGGCCAGAGTCCCCGCGGCAGGCCCGGCTGTACGAGAACCTGCCCCCGGCTGCACTGCGGAAGCTGCTGCGTGCGGAGCCAGAGCGGTACCGTCACTGCACCTTCGCGCAGGAGACCTTTGAGCGGGCGTCCGCCATCCCGCTGGACGACGCCTCCTCGGGCCCCATCCAGGTCAGGGGCCGCCTGGACTGTGGGATGGCCTTCACCGGGGATGAGGTGCTGGTGCAGCTCCTTTCGGGAGACAGGGCCCCCGAGGGGCGGCTTCGGGGCCGCGTGCTGGGCGTGCTGAAGAGGAGGCGGCACGAGCTGGCATTTGTGTGCCGCATGGACAGGTGGGACCCGCGCATCATGGTCCCCATCAATGGCTCCGTGACCAAGATCTTTGTGGCCGAGCTGAAGGACCCATCGCGGGTCCCCGTCTACGGCCTCCGGAAGGGCCGGCTGCAGCGTGTGGGGCTTGAGAGGCTCACGGCGGAGGCGCGGCACAGCCGGCTCTTCTGGGTCCACATTGTCCTGTGGCGGCAGGGCTTCTACTACCCGCTGGGCATCGTCCGGGAGGTGCTGCCTGAGGCCAGCACCTGGGAGCAGGGCCTCCGCATCCTTGGCCTGGAGTACAGCTTGAGGATGCCCCCGTCGGACTTGGCTGCCATCACCAAGGCACTGCAGAAATACCAAACGGAGCTTGGCCGGGTTGCCGGCCGCCGAGAGGACTGCCGCGCCTTCCTGACCTTCACTGTGGACCCCCAGGGCGCCTGCAACCTCGATGATGCCCTCAGTGTCCGAGACCTGGGTCCCCGGTGCGAGGTGGCTGTGCACATCACTGATGTTGCCAGCTTCGTGCCCAGGGACGGGGTGCTGGACGTGGAGGCCCGAAGGCAGGGTGCTGCGTTCTATGCCCCTGGCAGGGAACCAGTGCCCATGCTGCCTGCCAGCCTCTGCCAGgacatcctcagcctcctgccgGGCCGGGACCGCCTGGCCATCTCCCTGTTCCTCACCATGGAGAAAGCCAGTGGCCAGCTGAAGAGCCTGTACTTTGCACCCTCCGTGGTCCGCTCTGACCGCCAACTATCCTACGAGGAGGCAGAGCAGGTGATCAGGCGGCACCCGGGTGCCGGCCGTGAGCTGCCAGCCCACCTGGACTCTGTGGACGCCTGCGTCGTGGCCGCGTGCTACTTCTCTCGGCTGCTGCGCCGGCACCGCCTGCAGTCCGACTGCTTCTACGAGCAGCCGGACGAGGACAGCACCCTGGGCTTCCGCGCGGCCCACATCATGGTGAAGGAATACATGATTCAGTTTAACAGGCTCGTGGCAGAGTTCCTGGTGGGCAGCGAACTCACGCGGACGGTCACGCCTCTGCGGTGGCAGCCAGCACCCCACAGCCAGCAGCTCAAGGCCCTGTGTGAGAAGCATGGGGAGCGGGTGCCCCTGTCACTGCACCTCAGCCACCACCTGCGTGGCAGTGGGGGCAGCGCCCCCGACACACAGCTGCACCTCCTGGCCTCCCTCTGGAAGCAGGTCCAGTTTGCCGCCCGCACTCAGGACTATGAGCAGATGGTGGATTTAGTCACCACGGACGACATGCACCCGTTCCTGGCTCCTGCAGGCCGCGACCTCCGCAAGGCCTTGGAGCGCTCGGCGTTCGGCCGCTGCACCTGGGGCCACCAGCAGCAGGGTGGTCACTACTCGCTGCAGGTGGAATGGTACACATGGGCCACCTCGCCCATCCGCAGGTACCTGGACGTGGTGTTGCAGCGGCAGATCTTGCTGGCACTGGGCCATGGGGGCTCCGCCTACTCTGCCCGGGACATTGATGGGCTCTGCCAGGGCTTCAGCCTCCAGCATGCACTTGCCCAGAGCTATCAGCGGCGGGCGCACAGCCTGCACCTGGCCGTGCAGCTCAAGGCCCAGCCTCTGGACAAGCTGGGCTTCGTGGTGGATGTGGAGGCAGGCTCCCGCTGCTTCCGGCTGCAATTCCCCAGCAACCGGGAGACGCTGCCCGATCCCTGCCCCGTCCCCTACAGCTCCCTGCAGCTGGCCGAGCACCCCCACGCCCTGGCAGGCCGGCCGGGCATGCAGCTCCTGTGGCGGCGCCGTGTCTACTCAGTGCAGGGATCTGGCCCGCCCTTGCCactgcctggcactgtgctggaCCCACACACCTGGGCCGTGGAGACGGCTCTGTGGAAGCAGCTGCTGGCGCTGGTGGAGCTGCAGCGCTGGCCGGAGGCAGCTGCTCTCATCCAGGAGAAGGGTGAGGCGTCCCCACGGCGGGGGCTGGTGCAGGTGCAGCGGAGCCGCTGTGGCCATTTCCTGGAGGTGGCCCGGGAGCTGGGCAGTGGGGACACCTTGCAGGTGCAGCTCGGCGCCAGCCTGCAGCACGGCTTCCTGGTACCGAGCCCTCAGCTCTGGACCGTGGCACCCGGCTTCAGCCTCTGCCTGGAGCATGTGGAGCGGCCCGGAGACTGCTTCCTGGGCCATGTGTACCAGGCCCCGCGGGACCGCTATCGCGACGTGGATGAGTACACCTGTGTGTGGGAGCCATTCTGCGCTCTGGAGTCGGCCACTGGTGCGGTTGCCGAGAATGACGCTGTCACACTTCAGCACCTGAGTGTTTCCTGGGATGTGTCACGGATGCCGCAGGGGCAGCTGCAGGGCGCCTTCCGCCTGGAGGCCGCCTTCCTCGAGGAGAACTGTGTCGACATCAACCTCGGTTGCTGCTACCTCTGCATCCGGCTCGAGGGGCTGCCGGCTCCCACGGCCAGCCCACGCCCCGGGCCCAGCAGCTTCGGCCCTGGTCTGAGTGTCGACCCCGGCACATACACCTGGGTGGCCCACGGGCAGACGGAGGACTTGGACCAGGAGCGCCGGGCAGACCGGCAGGAGGCTCCTAGACAGGTGCACCTCTTCATCCACCACATGGGCATGGAGAAGGTTCCGGAAGAGGTGCTGAGGCCGGGCACCCTGTTCACCGTTGAGCTGCTGCCCAAGCAGCTTCCTGATCT CCGCAAGGAGGAAGCCGTGCGTGGGCTAGAGGAGGCGTCCCCGCTGGTCACCAGCATCGCACTGGGCCGGCCTGTCCCGCAGCCCCTCTGCAGAG TGATCCCCAGCAGGTTCCTGGAGCGGCAGACCTATGACATCCCTGGAGGCCGCCACAAGCTGAACCCCAGCCAGAACAGGGCGGTCAGGGAGGCTCTGGAGAAGCCTCTCACAGTCATCCAGGGACCGCCAG GTACAGGGAAGACGATCGTGGGCCTCCACATCATATTCTGGTTTCATAAATCAAACCAGGAGCAGGTGCAGCCCGGAGGCTCCCCCCATGGGGAGACGCAGCTGGGGGGTCCCTGCATCTTGTACTGCGGCCCCTCCAACAAGTCGGTGGATGTCCTGGCAG AACTGCTCCTGAGAAGGATGGAGCTGAAGCCTCTCCGGGTGTACAGCGAGCAGGCCGAGGCCAGCGAGTTCCCAGTGCCGCGCCTGGGCAGCAGGAAGCTGCTCAGGAGGAACCCCCGGGAGGGGAGGCCGAACCAGAGCCTCAG GAGCATCACCCTGCACCATCGGATCCGGCAGGCCCCCAACCCGTACTCGTCGGAAATCAAGGCCTTTGACACCCGGCTGCAGAGCGGGGAGCTTTTCTCCAGGGAGGACCTGGTCTT GTACAAGAAGGTCTTGTGGGAGGCTCGGAAGTTCGAGCTGGACCGGCACGAGGTCATCCTCTGCACCTGCTCCTGTGCAGCCTCCGCCAGCCTCAAAACCCTGGATGTGAGGCAGATCCTTGTTGATGAGGCAGGCATGGCCACAGAACCTGAAACCCTCATCCCCCTGGTGCGGTTCCCACAGGCCGAGAAG GTGGTTCTTCTTGGAGACCACAAGCAGCTGCGGCCTGTGGTCAAGAATGAGTGGCTGCAAAACCTGGGTCTGGACCGGTCTCTGTTCGAGCGGTACCACGAGGATGCACACATGCTGGACACTCAGTACCGCATG CACGAGGGCATCTGTGCCTTCCCCTCAGCGGCATTCTACAAGAGCAGACTGAAGACGTGGCAGGGCCTGAAGAGGCCGCCCAGTGTCCTGGGCCACGCTGGCAAGGAGAGCTGCCCTGTCATCTTTGGCCACGTGCAGGGCCACGAGCGGAGCCTGCTGGTGTCCACGGATGAAGGGAATGAGAACTCCAAGGCCAACCTGGAGGAGGTGGCTGAGGTG GGAGCGAGTGGCGCTATGTGCTGGTGA